One region of Chanodichthys erythropterus isolate Z2021 chromosome 17, ASM2448905v1, whole genome shotgun sequence genomic DNA includes:
- the LOC137005337 gene encoding olfactory receptor 52B4-like: MSSTGNVYNVSSDLSLQGFDLSPEKAIVAFIFAALNYIIILFCNSFLLFTIITNKGLHEPMYILLLNLPINDLIGSTCLFPHIMRELLFDTRTMSFSICITQAFFIHVYAVSVVFILTAMAYDRYVAICQPMRYTTIMSNVHLMKIISLVWLSNLTLIAVLFILLLRLPRCRSYLTHPYCDNPSLLQLVCGDTTINNMYGLLLTAVCQVITVGLILYTYLQILIACFHNKSSDTRSKALQTCGTHLVVFILFECLGLFTIISYRIKDISPHLRKFIAVAAMILPPMVNPVIYGMKTKEIRFKGIQFFKKKVFAS; encoded by the coding sequence ATGTCTTCAACTGGCAATGTCTACAATGTGTCATCTGATCTGTCTCTTCAGGGCTTCGATCTGTCTCCGGAGAAGGCCATTGTTGCGTTTATCTTTGCCGCTctgaattatataattatattgttCTGCAACTCCTTCCTCCTGTTCACAATCATAACCAATAAGGGTCTTCATGAACCGATGTACATTCTCCTGTTAAATTTGCCTATTAATGACCTCATAGGCTCCACTTGCTTGTTCCCTCATATCATGCGGGAGCTCCTGTTTGACACCAGGACAATGTCGTTCTCCATTTGTATCACTCAGGCTTTCTTTATACATGTATATGCTGTATCTGTGGTCTTCATCTTGACTGCCATGGCATACGACAGATATGTTGCTATCTGCCAGCCAATGAGATACACTACCATTATGAGCAACGTTCACCTCATGAAGATCATCTCGTTGGTTTGGCTCTCTAATTTGACACTGATAGCCGTGCTTTTCATACTCCTCCTGCGTTTGCCTCGCTGTAGGTCTTACCTTACCCATCCATACTGTGACAATCCCTCCCTGCTTCAGTTGGTCTGTGGAGACACGACCATTAATAACATGTATGGACTGTTGTTGACAGCTGTCTGTCAGGTGATAACAGTTGGTCTGATTTTGTACACATACCTACAGATCCTCATAGCTTGCTTTCACAACAAAAGCTCTGACACGAGAAGTAAAGCTCTGCAGACATGTGGTACACATCTAGTTGTCTTTATCTTGTTTGAGTGTTTGGGCCTTTTCACGATCATCTCGTACAGGATAAAAGATATTTCTCCTCACTTAAGAAAATTCATTGCGGTTGCTGCTATGATATTGCCACCGATGGTGAATCCTGTTATATATGGAATGAAAACTAAAGAAATCAGGTTCAAAGGGATCCAatttttcaagaaaaaagtttttgCATCATGA
- the or40a1 gene encoding odorant receptor 107-1 yields the protein MNFSVAFSNGTNSFNEGFYLTAFRTLANKNYLVLALAIIYIITLLGNLVLLIVVLMNSSLQNPKYLAVCNLAIVDISMNSVIIPQMVPVFVFNQNHVSFGACFSQMFFMHFFGDMESFSLALLAYDRLIAICWPLRYSTINTNLRMLLIIAGIWCLVILLEIFPVSFAARLPYCASREVKSCCCEHGPVYKLACADTSYNRQLSTAKTLTVLLGPLTFIIFTYVIVVVAVMRIASTTQRWKAFHTCFTHLLLVLLYYMPVIMAYVLGNLRLIQNVDLFTAVLTVSVTLPPMLNPIIYSLKTDEIRDKIVKFLGKSKVAQQIIKNEAIIQQ from the coding sequence ATGAATTTTTCAGTTGCTTTCAGCAATGGAACTAATTCTTTCAATGAAGGATTTTATCTAACTGCCTTTCGCACTTTAGCAAACAAAAACTATCTCGTTTTGGCCTTGGCGATTATCTACATCATCACCCTGCTGGGTAATCTTGTTCTACTGATTGTTGTCCTAATGAACTCCAGCTTACAGAATCCCAAGTATCTTGCTGTGTGTAATCTAGCTATTGTTGACATTTCAATGAATAGTGTTATAATTCCTCAAATGGTGCCTGTTTTTGTGTTCAATCAGAATCATGTTTCATTTGGAGCATGTTTTTCCCAAATGttcttcatgcatttttttggtGACATGGAATCTTTCTCTCTTGCTCTTTTGGCCTATGACCGGCTGATTGCGATCTGCTGGCCCCTGCGTTACTCTACCATAAACACCAACCTGAGGATGCTGCTTATTATAGCAGGGATTTGGTGTCTAGTTATTCTGCTGGAGATTTTCCCAGTCAGCTTTGCTGCCAGGCTCCCTTACTGTGCCTCCAGAGAGGTAAAGAGCTGCTGTTGTGAACACGGTCCAGTATACAAGTTGGCTTGTGCAGACACCTCTTACAACCGACAACTGAGTACAGCTAAGACATTGACCGTTTTGCTAGGCCCCTtgacttttattattttcaccTATGTGATTGTGGTGGTTGCTGTGATGCGGATTGCGTCTACAACACAGCGCTGGAAGGCCTTCCACACCTGTTTCACTCACCTGCTGCTGGTCCTGCTCTATTACATGCCAGTCATAATGGCATACGTACTAGGGAACCTGCGTTTAATTCAGAATGTGGATCTTTTCACAGCAGTTCTGACTGTTTCTGTTACCCTCCCACCAATGCTGAACCCAATCATCTACAGCTTAAAGACTGATGAAATACGAGACAAGATAGTCAAGTTTCTGGGAAAGTCAAAAGTAGCACAGCAGATCATTAAAAATGAGGCCATTATACAACAATAA
- the LOC137005399 gene encoding olfactory receptor-like protein OLF3 encodes MSSQNVSIKNISEFVISGFDTVEHKLPIGVVLLVVYVLAMLANTANICFVALDKRLHQAMYIFLCNLSLVDMLYSSSTYPSMISNLLVGYKAISYIPCVLQMCGFHLGVVMEMFAIAVMALDRLIAITNPLRYHSILNTTRTVVISVLLWLTAIAILTVIPATVLPLPFCSSTIQYIFCKYASLVRATCVNPNPYFNMISTVTFVLLFGTFAFICLSYLRIVITVMRMTSKADKKKMFHICFTHLIVIVCFYAPMFVRIVLTRIGVVLTIGERNGLLLMSIICPSLVNPFIYCFRTKEIRNKIFRIVSKVAPE; translated from the exons ATGTCCTCTCAAAATGTttcaataaaaaacatttctgaGTTTGTAATTTCAGGATTTGACACTGTAGAGCACAAACTGCCAATTGGAGTTGTTTTACTGGTGGTCTATGTGCTTGCAATGCTTGCTAACACTGCAAACATATGTTTTGTTGCCTTAGACAAGCGTTTACACCAGGCCATGTACATTTTCCTATGCAATTTGTCTTTAGTGGACATGTTGTATAGCAGCAGTACCTATCCAAGTATGATCAGCAACCTTCTTGTTGGTTATAAAGCCATATCTTATATCCCTTGTGTTCTTCAGATGTGTGGTTTTCATTTAGGTGTAGTAATGGAGATGTTTGCTATCGCTGTAATGGCACTGGATCGTTTGATTGCCATAACCAATCCTTTACGTTACCACTCCATTTTAAACACCACCCGTACTGTTGTAATTTCTGTTTTGCTGTGG TTAACAGCTATTGCTATTTTGACCGTCATCCCGGCTACTGTTCTTCCTCTGCCCTTCTGCTCTTCCACTATCCAGTATATTTTTTGTAAGTATGCTTCTCTTGTGAGGGCCACCTGTGTGAATCCAAATCCTTATTTTAATATGATATCCACTGTGACTTTTGTACTGTTGTTTGGGACATTCGCATTCATCTGCCTGTCCTATTTAAGGATAGTGATCACTGTTATGAGAATGACTTCAAAGGCCGACAAGAAGAAAATGTTTCATATATGCTTTACTCACTTGATAGTGATAGTTTGTTTTTATGCTCCGATGTTCGTACGAATAGTCTTGACCCGGATTGGTGTGGTTTTAACAATAGGGGAACGTAATGGACTACTGCTAATGTCCATCATCTGCCCTTCTCTAGTAAATCCTTTCATATACTGTTTCAGAACCAAAGAAATCAGAAACAAAATTTTTAGAATTGTGTCAAAAGTTGCACCTGAATAA
- the LOC137004179 gene encoding olfactory receptor 52E8-like produces the protein MVILNVSFPQNISVVHPEYFLISGLSGIPFSNYYYIFLFFIYINAVIGNSIVLLIIALDRSLHSPKYIGVFNLALADIGETNALIPNMMKTFLFDSQYISYNACLANMFFVYLFNTIQCVTLVVLAFDRFIAICLPLRYHAIVNNAVMCSVFSVCWILSAFLVAITVSMITRLSFCKSNKIQSYFCDHGPLHRMACNDNSISSFLANLNTAVYFAAPLTIFLSYLCICFALSKITTWEGRIKALKTCVSHLLLVGVCFIPIICTYIAAVMLSLSPNVRIISTSLAYAVPPMLNPIIYVLNTAEVKNFIQTVIKKKSASIAHSVSD, from the coding sequence ATGGTTATCTTAAATGTCAGTTTCCCCCAAAATATCTCTGTTGTGCATCCTGAGTACTTCTTAATCAGTGGACTATCAGGTATACCATTCAGCAACTATTACTATATATTcctgtttttcatttatattaatgCTGTAATTGGGAACTCTATAGTCCTTCTCATTATAGCTCTTGACCGGAGCCTGCACAGTCCAAAGTACATTGGTGTGTTTAATTTGGCCTTGGCTGATATTGGTGAAACTAATGCACTGATTCCTAACATGATGAAGACTTTTCTGTTTGACTCTCAGTACATCTCTTACAATGCTTGTTTGgcaaacatgttttttgtttacCTCTTTAATACAATACAGTGTGTCACTCTTGTTGTCTTGGCATTTGATCGCTTTATTGCTATTTGCTTGCCACTAAGATATCACGCCATTGTAAATAATGCTGTCATGTGTTCAGTTTTCTCAGTATGCTGGATTCTTAGCGCTTTTCTGGTGGCCATCACGGTGTCTATGATCACCCGACTTTCATTCTGCAAGTCCAATAAGATACAGAGTTATTTTTGTGACCATGGTCCCTTGCATAGGATGGCATGTAATGACAATAGCATAAGTTCATTTTTGGCAAATCTCAACACAGCTGTCTACTTTGCTGCTCCGCTGACAATATTCCTGTCTTACCTTTGCATTTGTTTTGCCTTAAGTAAAATTACAACGTGGGAGGGGCGTATTAAGGCCCTAAAGACATGTGTTTCTCACCTGTTGTTAGTTGGAGTGTGTTTCATTCCCATAATCTGCACATACATTGCTGCAGTCATGCTTTCTTTGTCTCCCAATGTGAGAATCATAAGCACGTCTCTGGCATATGCTGTTCCACCAATGCTAAATCCCatcatttatgttttaaacaCAGCTGAAGTTAAGAACTTTATCCAGACAGTAATTAAAAAGAAGTCTGCATCCATTGCCCACAGCGTTTCAGATTGa